In the genome of Rhineura floridana isolate rRhiFlo1 chromosome 10, rRhiFlo1.hap2, whole genome shotgun sequence, the window AGATAACGTAGCTTCTTCATTGTGGATTAGTTGTCCTATCATAACTCAAGCATCTCTCAGATGGTGTTGTATTGTGTTCCCCCactaggaaaggctgcagcatttagggctttttaattTCAAGAAAAGGTGGGCAAGGAGTGGCATGacagaattatgcatggcatggaaaaagaggacagagaaacatttttctccctctctcaaaacactagaacttgtgggaaTCCagtgcagctgaatgttggaagattcaagacagacaagagGAAGCACTTATTAATGCAACAACTCATAGTTAAatcatggaatttgctcctacaggaagcagtgatggccaccaacttggatgggttcaaaagaggattagacaaattcatggaggagaaggctaacaatggctactagccatgatggctatgctctgcctccatggtcaaaggcaggatgcttctgaataccagttcctggaaagtACCAGTGGGGGGAGTGCTCTTGAGCTCCTCACAAGCATctagttgtccactgtgagaacaggatgctggactagatggagcattggcgtgatccagcaagctcttcttatgttcttattttcttcatAGTGGCTTTGCACTATTGGAAACCACCTCTGCCCACACCAGATGAGGACTTGATTTTTTAATGATTTCCCTCTACCTATAGCAGACCCCCCATTCCCTCTGAAAAAGATGCTCCCGAGGACTTTCCAGGATAATATGAGCTATGGCAATGTGGTGAAGGGCCGCAgtaggcaggtgtgtgtgtgcgtgtgttggggggggaggtGTTGATAAAAATTGGATGCCCAGCCATGGATGAGCCACCATTGCATACAGGCTAGAATTTCCCATCGATGGATTCTGTGAAAACCAAATACTTCTCAGTTCACGCCTGACTTACGTAGGTTGTTGGGAAAAGGTGTGTGTGGTCTTCAGATGTGGCCGGGGTGAAGCCTTTTGGACAATGGTGGATCCAATGCAATCCAGACTCCAAACGCGTCAAAAAGCCAAAAGTTAGAAGCCGTGCACAGAGCAGGTAACTCCGTATGGCAAAAATAGGTGAGTAAAACAAGAATCAACAGTTGAAGTGGACCCTATTACACAAATGCGAAATGCTGTGGGGTAGGAAAGTATAAGGGTGTGTACACACACAGCCTTTGAAGCACACGTGGGTCCTTTCCCCCTAGAGTGCTTTTGGACATAGCTCTTTGCAGTTGTATACACCTTCCCACCATAATGTTTGTTAAAGTGGCAGCTGCTGTCCATGTGATCTGTACGCACTGGTAGGTAGGCCAGTTTACCAAGTAGGGTACATTGGTCTTCTCCATacccctcccctcaattagttTTTCTATACTCCCTGAGTGCTGCTGGACAAGTCAAGATGCTCTGCCGTAGCTGCACACGCGCAGTTCCACAAATCTTCTCTTCCTGCAAGGGTCTTTTGAAAGACAGGATTTCTGGAGAGAGAGGGGCTACATATTATACACAGATACACAATTTGTTCCCTGCTTTTCCATCTCTCAAGCGCTATGCTCATATGTACCATAATTGCAGTGGCTGCTTCTAAGCTGTTCTTGAATCTTTTCCTCCCCCCAAACATCAAGAAGTTTGAGGATTTCTTGCATTTCCCATTAAATGCCTCTTCTCGTCTCATTTACCAATATACATATTGTTCTCCATTGCAAAAGTGGCAACCTTCAGCTTTTccggaaaaggaagggaaaaggtaACTCCCAGTTGAATAGGCATGGAAATGAGGGGGAGTGGCACAGCCCTGCAATGTAATAAGGTCTGGGCCCATAGGCGGTCacctgagaaagccctctctgtGTACACATTCAGGCAGCAAGTGCTTGAGAAGTACATTCTCGGGACAAAATGGATTGCAGCCATTCCAACAAAAAGCACTTTAGATCAATGCATAATGTGGGACAGGGATGTGTACAGACTCCAGAAATGCACCTTAATCCTGCACTAAATGTAAATTACACAGTGTGTATACACCACAGCCTAAGACATATTGCAAACTTTGGTTTAGTAGCTGGAAGTTGTTTCTGTAGTGTCAGCAATAGCATCTCTTACCAGTAGAGGGTGGTGTTACTTTATACTTGCCAGAGATATTTAGCTGAAAATGTGAATTCtgttcaactgctataaactgactGGCCAGCAGCTTCTCACACTTCAGCTGCCTCTTCCCTTTGTTGGGAATAATTGAACCCAGGGCctggaaaaaacaaaaacctcataGGCTCTAATAGGCAAACCTAGAAAGCTAAAGCTCCCTGGGTTTCATTTTCCTCTGCGTGGGAACCCAGCCTCAGAGGTGCCTGCGAGGCTGCAGCATTGTTTTGAGAAGATAGCTACATTCTGTTCTACTCTCCTTGCCCTTTACCCCATTTCGCGCCCACATATCTTTTTCTTGCAaaatcagcaaaacaattccatagttcccattgaaattgtagcagttagagtgaccctttatatgtatgtgttttcatcagagcttggaaaagttacttttttgaactacaactcccatgctggctggggctgatgggagttgtagttcaaaaaagtaacttttccaagctctggttttcatGTTTATGATCCCTAAGCGTCAATCCAAGCCCCTCCTAACATTGTCTCATTTTAGAATACTGTTCATAGTCCTGATTTTCAAAGAAACAACATCCTGGCCTTAAAATACAACAAGTGATATGTAGTTTGGGCTTGTTATTTCTCCTTTTATTGTTATGATGTATTCCGTCTGCTAATATTTTTGCTTGAGAAACCTATAAAATGGTGAAACAGATAATAAACAGGGCTCTCTTCCTCGCCAGACTCTCGTGTCTGTGTGAGCTTGAGAcccactttttgatcaagaagtgtaCGTGTGTTTTACTTGGTATCTGGCTGAACATCCAAACAGGTAATTGGAATCCTCACTGCTCGCACTCCTTCTCGGGGTATTGAGGTGAGCAAGCCCACCTTTGGTGGGAACTAAAAGTCACCCTAACACCTTTAATAAAGTTCAATTTTTCATGGCCATGAAAATTGGGACATGGGATTGCTTTTAAGAAGAACCCTGTcgaatttttgcaagcaatgtggaagaacataagaacataagaagagcctgctggatcaggacagtggcccatctagtccagcatcctgttctcacagtggccaaccaggggatATTTTCACATTTTTGGTTGGTGGCAAGTACATGCATTTTGTGGCAGATCCTGACTTGTATGAACAAATACTTAAAGAATCAGAAGACAAACTGGATTTTAAGAAGTTTGCATCAATGATAGTTTTTAATGCATTTGCTTTTCAGACCACTGAATCTCATCATCATGTTGGGAGGAAAATTAGCTATGAATATCTTAGAAGGAAGAATCTGACTGCCCTGAACCAGGTGATGATGGAGAAACAGAAGATGGTGATGCTCCACAGCCAGGGTTCAGGAGAGGAGAAGAGACACTGGCAGCAGGATGGAGTCCTCCACTTTAGCTACAAAACCATGTTCCAAGCTGCCTTTATGGCTTTGTTTGGAACTGAGCCAGGCACAGATGCCAAGAGCAAAGATAATGCTACTGAGAATACCCCAACACCATATGAAGAGCTTTTGGGGGATTTTCAGAAATTTGATGATTTATTTCCCCAAATGGCTCTTGGCATCCTTGATCCTGAGGGCAAGAAGGAGACAGAAAGGTTGAAGAATTTATTCTGGGACACACTCTCAGTAGATAAGTTGTATCAGAAGGATAATATCAGTAAATGGGTAGTTGAGCAAGATCAGCAGATGTCTGATACTGGGATGACGAAAAAGATGCGGAGTCAattcctgtttcttcttctt includes:
- the LOC133365081 gene encoding 7-alpha-hydroxycholest-4-en-3-one 12-alpha-hydroxylase-like, with product HGIAFKKNPVEFLQAMWKKPGDIFTFLVGGKYMHFVADPDLYEQILKESEDKLDFKKFASMIVFNAFAFQTTESHHHVGRKISYEYLRRKNLTALNQVMMEKQKMVMLHSQGSGEEKRHWQQDGVLHFSYKTMFQAAFMALFGTEPGTDAKSKDNATENTPTPYEELLGDFQKFDDLFPQMALGILDPEGKKETERLKNLFWDTLSVDKLYQKDNISKWVVEQDQQMSDTGMTKKMRSQFLFLLLWASQANTGPATFWILVYLLKYPEAMEAVREEVNRVLRETGQEVKPGSPFIDVSLETIKTPLLDSAIEETLRLKSSPFLFRSVKQDTDLTMADGTEYILRKGDHLLLFPFIGLQTDPEIHPDPHTFKCDRFLNPDGTKKEFYKNAKKLKYYSMPFGGGPSLCPGRFFAVSEMKMFVILMLTYFDMELVNAEEEIPPVDVTRYGFGTIHPSHDIKFRYRQRF